The DNA region AACTCCCCATACTTTGGTCTTGCCAGCATAGCCCAAATTGCTTGGCTGCTCTGAACCCAGCGTGACACGTCCATTTTTTGTATTGAGATACagctatttgaaaatctggaatctgagggtgcaaaaaaatcaaaatattgagaaagtCGCTTTTAAAgttgttaaaattaaatcattagcaacacatattactaatgataaatacatttctgataTGGTTACagtaatgtacaaaatatcttcatggaatatgatctttacttaatatcctaatgatttttggcataaaaattattttcgcccatacaatgtattgctacaaatatacccatgcgatTTATGACTCCAAGGTTGCATATTGAAATCTTCAATAATATTGACTTTCGATTGCAGACTGGCAAATCTGAGCTCAGTTTGTGATGTTGAGATCTTTGAAACTAAAGAAGAAATTTGTGAGATTTCTGGGTCTTAGGAGACTTAAGCAAAGGTTTCCATTTGCTCTCCCATAATGTCTGTGAGAAATAATTCAGATCTGGGATTTTTCTTATGAGAGATTTTCAGTAATCACACATTTTAATCTTTACTCTTACATCTCATTTAATTCTCATCAGCTTTTTCACTTCAACTAAATCTTAAGCACACTCCACTTGATATTCAATAAAACTTTGAAGCCACCCAACGGCAGAATTTGAAAAGAAAACTCTGTTGATTCATTTGAACACGTTTCGCCAGTTTTCTTCGAAGTGTTTATCAGATGATGGGAGGGCAGGTTAACCGGTCTGATCACATAACATCattaacatttttttacttGCCTGTAAATGCTTCTTTCTCATCTAGACGTTCCAGTCTTGTTTGAGAAGCAGCACCTGTGAAGGACGGATTGGAGAGCATTTAGTCTGTCCAAGATGTCTTACACCGCCGGGTCTTACGCAGACAAATCATTGATTGGCAAACCGTACGGAGCCAGCGTGTACACGGGCTACACGGATGAGAAGGCCGCAACGGAAGCTTACGAGCAACAGCTGAAGCTCGAAAAAAAGAAGAGGAAGGATGCCATATGCTGTGAGCTTATGGCTCTGGTCCTCGGCTTCCTCGGTCTGATCGGCGTCGCGGCCGTCACAGGCCTCCCAATGTGGAAGGTGACTGCTTTCATCCAGGAGAACATCATCGTCATGGAGACGCGTTGGGAAGGATTGTGGATGAACTGTTACAGACAAGCCAATATCCGTATGCAATGCAAAGTGTACGATTCATTGCTGTTCCTTCCTCCCGACCTTCAAGCCGCCAGGGGTCTCATGTGCGCCTCCGTTGCTCTGTCCTGCATCGCCTGCATCGTGTCATCCATGGGCATGCGGTGTACCCGATTCGTGGACTCTCGTCCCAAGACCAAGCACATTGTTTTGGTGAGCGGAGGGTGCTTGTTCCTGGCCGGCTGCGTGACCACGATCATTCCCGTCTCTTGGACGGCTCACGTAATCATCCAGGACTTCTACAACCCTCTGCTGATCGACGCCCAGCGCCGGGAGCTTGGGGAAGCCTTGTATATCGGCTGGGTCACTTCAGCTTTGCTCTTCTGCGCTGGAGTGATTCTGCTGTGTCGGCACGCTCCACGGACCCAGGACAAAGAGGACATGGCTTCTGTGCTGTATAGGGCCAATTCAGCCCCCTATAACAACTCGTACGGGCCCGGATATGGATATCCACCTGGGTACGGTTATCAGCCCGGATATTATCAGCCGGCTTATTCTCCAGTCCCAACAGTCTATAACCAACCGCAATACAGACAGTGAGAGAGCTGTGCTCGAATCAAACTTCTCCAAATGAGAAAATGTTGGATTGTACATCAAGAGATGGCCTTATTTTTTTGTCCTTATTGTTTATTATGTGTTTATGTGAGCGAATGTGTTGTATTTTCTTGATTCTGATATTTTAAGATATAATTCAGCAATAATGTAAATTGTGTCTTAGGATAcagcaacatttttttttcataaatgtgGGATATTTCCACATACAGTTGCATTGACCTGTAAACGTTTTGCTTGGCTACATAATtgtatgtttgttttgtgtttgttttaatgttgtgtattttaaatttgtacattttctaAAGCACTAGTCTAGCTATAATCTTGTGAAAAAGAttaaataaacatgtatatgATGAACTTTGGATAAACTACTTCCTGGTTTAAATTTGACTTTGAAAACATCGTCTCTCGGTTTCTGAGAATTCTTGTCATGAATGTGACCCAACATCGCTTTGCTTGTTTCTCAGGTGTGCATTGTTGGCACCGGTAAAACCAGCTGAGGCAGTTTCAGGATTTTTTCTTTGTTGCGCTTCAGAATGGCCATGTATGTTTCTTTCCTGTTGTCAGAGGAAATGTTCCAGAAAGAAATAATGTCACACCCCTAATGCAAATAAACCAAACAGCAGTAGAGAGAGTTACTGTGTAAAAATAGAGAGGAACATTCATCAATATAtaaccctgtctgtaaaatccaggttAAGGTGTCATCATCTAATGTTCTCAAAGTTTATTTTACACACTGATTTCAATCTTTCAGTAaattttaaagatatcaagattatattttcacacaatgcgTTAATGTAGCAAAACAAAAACCAATGACAAAAGCTGTTTCCATTGCAGATTTGCACACAACCTTtgcgttatttttttaaatgtcgcCAAAACACTTCCAAAATGACAGCGTTTCCAATAACCAATGATAACCGATGATCTCACGATATATGATTCCAAACAACACATTGACTGATGTTGTATAGGTTTACTTATATCACATCTACCGCAGACATTATTTTTACCCGAAGGAGACGCAAGAGTATTATTCAAACATTAATGCCAAGCGGCaacgtacactgcaaaaaattactttcttacttagtatttttgtctttttttcagtagaaatatctaaaaattcttaaattaagatttattttcttgatgagcaaaattacctaagaacgTTTTTAGACAagaaatatacaatttaagtgaatttatacttaaaacaagcaaaaatatctgccaatcttgaaataatatttattttttcttaaacaattcgagcaaaattttctcaccccattggcagatatttttgcttgttttaagtataaattcacttaaattgtatagttcttgtctaaaaacttgacttattttcttaggtcattttgctcatcaagaaaatacatcttgatttaagaatttttagatatttatactgaaaacaagacaaaaatactaagttagaaagtcattttttgaagtgtataggtgtttcttggaggtaacagtacattattttaaatcaaaagagtTGTAGTGTTATTCAAACATTATTTGTAAGGAAGTctcttatagacggtttcatggGACGCAcctgatacacgtctggatc from Paramisgurnus dabryanus chromosome 8, PD_genome_1.1, whole genome shotgun sequence includes:
- the cldn8.2 gene encoding claudin-8, with the translated sequence MSYTAGSYADKSLIGKPYGASVYTGYTDEKAATEAYEQQLKLEKKKRKDAICCELMALVLGFLGLIGVAAVTGLPMWKVTAFIQENIIVMETRWEGLWMNCYRQANIRMQCKVYDSLLFLPPDLQAARGLMCASVALSCIACIVSSMGMRCTRFVDSRPKTKHIVLVSGGCLFLAGCVTTIIPVSWTAHVIIQDFYNPLLIDAQRRELGEALYIGWVTSALLFCAGVILLCRHAPRTQDKEDMASVLYRANSAPYNNSYGPGYGYPPGYGYQPGYYQPAYSPVPTVYNQPQYRQ